In one Candidatus Palauibacter scopulicola genomic region, the following are encoded:
- a CDS encoding PIN domain-containing protein, which yields MILVDTGPLVAACDPSDAGHAACRQVLTALNEEAVTTTPVLTEAFHLLRQSKRRMSLMDIVRRRGVTVAGLDDPDLERCFELMVQYGDAPMDFADASVVVVAERSGIDRVFTLDRRHFSAYRLKRGHRHVPFTIIGPGAEPPMVREREDAGYAADPGHLVERALHDAREALDRLSRTLGV from the coding sequence GTGATCCTGGTCGATACGGGTCCGCTGGTCGCCGCCTGCGACCCATCCGACGCCGGGCATGCGGCTTGCAGACAGGTACTCACGGCGTTGAACGAAGAAGCCGTGACGACGACTCCGGTGCTCACCGAAGCGTTTCACCTTCTGCGGCAATCGAAGCGGCGGATGAGTCTAATGGACATCGTGCGCCGTCGCGGCGTGACGGTGGCCGGCCTGGACGATCCGGACCTGGAGCGCTGCTTCGAACTCATGGTCCAGTACGGGGACGCACCGATGGACTTCGCGGACGCCTCGGTGGTCGTCGTGGCCGAGCGCTCAGGAATCGACCGGGTGTTCACGCTGGACCGTCGGCATTTCTCCGCGTACCGCTTGAAGCGTGGACATCGGCATGTACCCTTCACAATCATCGGACCCGGCGCGGAACCACCGATGGTGCGAGAAAGGGAGGATGCGGGGTACGCGGCGGACCCTGGCCACCTCGTCGAGCGGGCGCTACATGACGCCCGCGAGGCGCTCGACCGGCTCAGCCGCACGCTGGGAGTCTGA
- a CDS encoding virulence protein RhuM/Fic/DOC family protein yields MGRASNDRSGSKAGGAAAPAATPASEVIVYEVADGDVRVDVRVEQDTVWLTQRQMAEVFGTTPENVLMHLRNVFSSGELKAERTTKDFLAVRTEGKRQVRRNLKHYNLDAIISVGYRVNSKRGVQFRQWATHTLREHLVRGYTMNEQRLANRGLREARETLDLLSRTLQNQALVTDTGRAVLDVIGRYADTWRLLLEYDENRLQAPIGRGPSTGVLDHDTATDAIARFKLDLMERQEASPLFGNPRGDALAGILGNIEQTMFGESLYRSREEKAAHLLYFIVKDHPFTDGNKRIGSLLFLLYLEQENIEHALNPQAVTALTLLIAESDPTVKDLMVRLIMNLLMGSSAFHDPAADPRLRDPSDPALGLGGGQG; encoded by the coding sequence ATGGGCAGAGCTTCCAACGACCGCTCGGGAAGCAAGGCCGGAGGTGCTGCGGCTCCCGCAGCAACTCCTGCGAGCGAGGTCATCGTTTACGAGGTGGCCGATGGCGATGTGCGCGTCGATGTCCGCGTTGAGCAGGACACGGTTTGGCTGACGCAGCGGCAAATGGCGGAGGTGTTCGGTACGACACCGGAGAACGTGCTAATGCATCTGCGCAACGTTTTCTCGAGCGGCGAATTGAAGGCCGAACGAACTACTAAGGATTTCTTAGCAGTTCGAACCGAAGGAAAACGTCAAGTTCGTCGTAATCTCAAACACTACAACCTCGATGCCATCATCTCCGTCGGTTATCGCGTCAACTCCAAACGTGGCGTCCAGTTCCGGCAGTGGGCCACTCACACCCTGCGCGAACACCTGGTCCGCGGCTACACCATGAACGAGCAGCGGCTGGCGAATCGAGGCTTGCGCGAGGCTCGCGAGACTCTCGATCTGCTCAGCCGGACCCTCCAGAACCAAGCGCTGGTGACCGACACCGGTCGGGCGGTCCTAGACGTCATCGGACGGTACGCGGACACATGGCGGCTGTTGCTCGAATACGACGAGAATCGATTGCAAGCGCCGATCGGCCGCGGTCCGTCAACCGGCGTTCTGGACCATGATACCGCAACCGATGCGATCGCCCGTTTCAAACTGGACTTGATGGAGCGCCAGGAGGCGTCACCATTGTTCGGCAACCCTCGGGGTGACGCCCTCGCCGGCATCCTCGGGAACATCGAGCAGACCATGTTCGGCGAATCCCTCTACCGTTCCCGAGAGGAGAAGGCGGCGCACCTCCTCTATTTCATCGTGAAGGACCACCCCTTCACCGACGGCAACAAACGCATCGGATCGCTGCTGTTCCTCTTGTACCTCGAACAGGAGAACATCGAGCACGCGCTGAACCCACAGGCGGTCACGGCCCTCACCCTACTCATCGCGGAGAGCGACCCGACCGTTAAGGACCTGATGGTGCGCCTGATCATGAACCTCCTGATGGGATCTTCTGCATTCCATGATCCGGCGGCGGACCCACGACTGCGCGATCCCTCCGATCCTGCGCTGGGACTGGGAGGAGGTCAGGGATAA
- the vsr gene encoding DNA mismatch endonuclease Vsr has translation MTDIVDARTRSAMMSGIRGKDTKPEILVRRFLHRSGFRFRLHHKDLPGRPDIVLPRYRTVVEVRGCFWHRHEDCPFAYMPKSNRAFWKAKLEGNRARDLRNLQKLRELGWKTIEVWECELAGDEILESLPALIRADCDLPASRLPT, from the coding sequence GTGACCGATATCGTTGACGCCCGGACCCGAAGCGCGATGATGTCGGGGATCCGCGGCAAGGACACAAAGCCGGAGATTCTCGTTCGCCGGTTTCTCCATCGTTCCGGCTTCCGCTTCCGGCTCCATCACAAGGACCTGCCGGGGCGACCGGACATCGTTCTCCCCCGATACCGGACCGTCGTGGAAGTCCGAGGCTGCTTCTGGCACCGGCACGAGGACTGCCCGTTCGCCTACATGCCGAAATCGAACCGCGCGTTCTGGAAGGCGAAGCTGGAGGGGAACCGGGCGAGGGATCTGCGAAACCTGCAGAAGCTCCGGGAACTTGGGTGGAAGACCATCGAGGTATGGGAGTGCGAACTCGCCGGTGATGAAATCCTCGAATCGCTTCCTGCTCTGATCCGAGCGGACTGCGATCTTCCGGCGAGCCGGTTGCCAACTTGA
- the dcm gene encoding DNA (cytosine-5-)-methyltransferase, producing the protein MSVLSPSELRDLRERLGLSQSNLATWLGYSLRTVQRWENGDTVPKPATVFFLRQVIRGPSSRDTGQPTPPAFTFIDLFAGIGGMRIGFERHRGRCVYTCEWDRFCRQTYTANFPTSHEIAGDIRDVGTSDIPSHDLLLAGFPCQPFSVAGVSKKNSLGRPHGFADETQGTLFFDLARILRDHRPAAFLLENVKHLRSHDRGRTMDVILRTLEDELGYAVTTRVIDAKSFLPQHRERVFIAGFREATGFSLEDLELPDQAAGPKLESVLHPEDGSEEMEPPYTEGDLAAVSDKYTLSDHLWAYLQEYARKHRLRGNGFGFGLVGPADTARTLSARYYKDGSEILIRQDQANPRRLTPRECARLMGFDGPGQNDFEIPVSDTQAYKQFGNSVAVPVVSAIATAMAPHVVSLASDTDQLELLPGMRTA; encoded by the coding sequence GTGTCCGTCCTCAGCCCGTCAGAACTGCGGGACCTCAGGGAGAGATTGGGGCTCTCCCAAAGCAACCTCGCAACCTGGCTCGGCTATAGCCTGCGGACCGTCCAGCGCTGGGAGAACGGGGACACGGTTCCGAAGCCTGCCACCGTATTCTTCCTCCGACAAGTGATTCGTGGACCAAGCTCCCGTGATACCGGTCAGCCGACGCCGCCCGCCTTCACGTTCATCGACCTGTTTGCGGGAATCGGCGGCATGCGGATCGGGTTTGAGCGGCACAGGGGACGGTGCGTCTACACCTGCGAGTGGGATCGATTCTGTCGGCAAACGTACACGGCCAACTTCCCCACGAGTCATGAGATTGCCGGGGACATTCGCGATGTGGGCACGTCCGACATCCCGTCGCACGACCTCCTGCTGGCGGGATTCCCCTGCCAGCCGTTCTCCGTTGCCGGGGTGTCCAAGAAGAACTCGCTGGGTCGACCTCATGGCTTCGCGGACGAGACGCAGGGAACGCTGTTCTTCGACCTCGCCCGAATCCTGCGGGATCACCGACCGGCGGCCTTTCTCCTTGAGAACGTGAAGCATCTCCGGAGCCACGACCGGGGCCGGACGATGGATGTGATTCTGAGAACGCTGGAAGACGAGCTGGGGTACGCCGTGACGACCCGTGTGATTGACGCGAAGTCGTTCCTGCCACAGCACCGGGAGAGGGTCTTTATCGCCGGCTTCAGGGAGGCGACAGGCTTTTCTCTGGAGGATCTCGAACTCCCCGATCAGGCGGCGGGCCCGAAGCTTGAGAGCGTGCTGCACCCGGAGGACGGTTCGGAGGAGATGGAGCCGCCATATACCGAAGGCGACCTTGCCGCCGTGTCGGACAAGTACACGCTTAGCGATCACCTCTGGGCCTACCTGCAGGAATACGCACGGAAGCACAGGCTCCGCGGGAACGGATTCGGATTCGGACTCGTCGGCCCGGCAGACACGGCGCGCACGCTCTCAGCCCGGTACTACAAGGACGGTTCGGAGATTCTCATCCGCCAGGACCAAGCCAACCCTCGACGGCTGACTCCTCGGGAGTGCGCTCGGCTGATGGGGTTCGATGGCCCAGGACAGAACGACTTCGAGATCCCGGTGTCGGATACGCAGGCGTACAAGCAGTTTGGCAATTCCGTGGCCGTGCCGGTCGTCTCGGCCATCGCCACCGCCATGGCACCCCACGTCGTGTCACTGGCCAGCGACACCGATCAACTGGAACTCCTGCCAGGAATGCGGACCGCTTGA
- a CDS encoding alpha/beta hydrolase: MTTTDWRVPEPLDTVEIEATGGAPIVLRRHGDVKGPRLILSHDNGLAIDLYYPFWSRLQSRFELIVYDLRSHGRNPTADLAHHNVATFTADEERIRAGIEEHFGAKPAVGVFHSLSAMVALNHDPPGRGYAGLVLFDPPMYLADGDHYGIDTLWRRLGMLARHRQPRFATREEFAEEFRRSWVFEFTRPGVEQLAAEALIQPASDGEGYELRCPREFEAQVFDYGFAYAFEPDTTNFACPVKVIGGDPSVEFSSLPSVDLEGLIGWDYDFIPHTTHFLQLENPEECVSTMIAFLEREGLA; the protein is encoded by the coding sequence ATGACGACAACGGATTGGCGGGTCCCGGAGCCGCTCGACACCGTCGAGATCGAGGCGACCGGCGGCGCTCCCATCGTCCTCAGGCGGCACGGGGACGTGAAGGGTCCGCGGCTCATCCTCAGCCACGACAACGGGCTCGCGATCGACCTCTACTACCCCTTCTGGTCGCGCCTCCAGTCCCGCTTCGAGTTGATCGTCTACGACCTCCGCAGCCACGGCCGGAACCCGACGGCCGACCTCGCCCACCACAACGTCGCGACCTTCACGGCCGACGAAGAGCGCATCCGGGCCGGCATCGAAGAGCACTTCGGCGCGAAGCCCGCGGTCGGCGTGTTCCATTCGCTGTCGGCGATGGTCGCGCTCAACCACGATCCGCCGGGGCGCGGGTACGCGGGGCTCGTCCTCTTCGATCCGCCCATGTACCTGGCCGACGGCGATCACTACGGCATCGACACGCTCTGGCGGCGGCTGGGCATGCTGGCCCGGCATCGCCAGCCCCGGTTCGCCACGAGGGAGGAGTTCGCCGAGGAGTTCCGGCGTTCGTGGGTGTTCGAGTTCACGCGGCCGGGGGTGGAACAGCTCGCGGCAGAGGCGCTGATCCAGCCCGCGTCGGACGGGGAGGGGTACGAACTCCGCTGCCCGCGCGAGTTCGAGGCGCAGGTGTTCGACTACGGGTTCGCGTACGCCTTCGAGCCGGACACGACGAACTTCGCCTGTCCCGTGAAGGTGATCGGCGGCGATCCGAGCGTCGAGTTCTCCTCGCTGCCCAGCGTCGACCTTGAGGGACTGATCGGGTGGGACTACGACTTCATCCCCCACACGACCCATTTCCTCCAACTGGAGAACCCCGAGGAGTGCGTCTCGACGATGATCGCCTTCCTCGAACGGGAGGGCCTCGCGTAA
- a CDS encoding Z1 domain-containing protein, translated as MLRKELPGTADLGAAVEAMRRRLDVIAPGTAARLSEEIAEAHHVVASQFADIEVLHRHSVIRQRPPWYFGPTHGDLHWPAFEDYLIEAKRWAADDVKAIDDASKEVVSLLSDPNQDQFSCRGLVVGHVQSGKTANMTAVIAKALDAGYDTVVVLSGMTNKLRYQTQLRLVNDLVRRNPRSWQVHTPNEIDGDFRAPPYGGLLQHSDKSQLAVIKKNVSPLRELKKAVDKTYLKVLRGLRILVIDDECDQASVNSARRELDMTAINGRIRELLSCLPAVTYVGYTATPFANVLINPYRADGEELDDLYPRDFITALPKSERYFGAEELFGTMPSDPALVRPHEEAVDMIRNVPPEEEIRLQPRSQRGRDRFRPVMTESLETAILYFLVCCAARHVRGDNRQHMTMLVHTSAYVVAHERMAALIQGWLEVNGARITDGASDLAERIRNIWIEEQNRLPSSITAAARISADQLFECLPLVLDRIEVPIENGASEDRIDYGGEAKTYIVVGGSILARGLTLEGLMVSYFLRKANQYDTLLQMGRWFGYRPGYEDLPRIWMPEDLRLRFRALAVVEAEIRDEIEQYHKQNLTPEDIAVRIRAIPGMAITGVNKMRHARPCAVSYWGTHRQTFRFDHRDRELLRRNWEAGVDLINLSDSLKLRDRRAARTGRKLWRGVPVSTIRRFFERYAVHRHHRDLAADMLLPFLASGDPRLAKWNVGVVEAKGGRECPSPLGDAGRVKAVKRARMADSTSVADIKALMSKRDVLFDVDKEQSTEFAGWADLKAARAQAVGDVPLLLLYPIDRESAPQRSGGVRTSLDAAFDVLGYGIIFPGSVTEGGDYVSVELSPFSADELDAIDAEEAAQAEAAGVEGSRG; from the coding sequence ATGCTTCGCAAGGAGCTACCGGGCACGGCCGATCTAGGAGCCGCAGTCGAGGCTATGCGCCGCCGCCTAGACGTCATTGCCCCTGGTACGGCTGCACGCCTCTCTGAGGAAATCGCGGAAGCGCACCACGTCGTTGCAAGTCAGTTTGCGGACATCGAAGTCCTTCACCGGCATTCCGTGATTCGGCAACGCCCGCCGTGGTACTTCGGCCCAACACACGGCGATCTTCACTGGCCTGCCTTTGAAGACTATTTGATCGAGGCGAAACGTTGGGCCGCGGACGACGTTAAGGCTATCGATGACGCTTCCAAGGAAGTGGTGTCACTCCTGAGCGACCCCAATCAGGATCAGTTCTCGTGCAGAGGTCTCGTCGTTGGGCACGTCCAATCCGGTAAGACCGCCAACATGACAGCCGTGATTGCCAAGGCGCTCGACGCAGGATACGACACTGTTGTAGTACTGTCAGGCATGACGAACAAATTGCGGTATCAGACCCAGTTGCGGCTCGTCAACGACCTCGTCCGTAGAAATCCGCGGAGCTGGCAAGTCCATACTCCGAATGAGATCGACGGCGACTTCCGAGCCCCTCCCTACGGGGGACTTCTGCAGCATAGCGACAAATCTCAGCTGGCCGTCATCAAGAAGAATGTATCGCCACTACGCGAACTCAAGAAGGCTGTCGATAAGACTTACCTGAAGGTGCTGCGAGGCCTGCGGATCTTGGTGATTGACGATGAATGCGATCAGGCAAGCGTCAATTCTGCGCGGCGAGAGCTCGACATGACCGCGATCAATGGCCGGATCCGCGAACTCCTTTCTTGTTTGCCTGCCGTCACCTATGTGGGATATACGGCTACTCCGTTCGCGAACGTGCTGATCAATCCGTATCGCGCCGATGGTGAAGAGCTCGATGACCTTTATCCTCGCGACTTCATCACGGCACTCCCAAAATCGGAGAGGTACTTCGGCGCGGAGGAGCTCTTTGGAACAATGCCATCGGATCCTGCGCTTGTGCGACCACATGAAGAGGCCGTGGACATGATCCGTAACGTCCCGCCTGAGGAGGAAATACGGCTTCAACCAAGAAGTCAGCGAGGGCGAGATCGATTCCGGCCCGTGATGACCGAGAGCCTGGAGACCGCGATCCTCTATTTTCTCGTTTGCTGTGCGGCTCGACATGTGCGTGGCGACAACCGACAGCACATGACGATGCTGGTTCACACGTCTGCATACGTAGTCGCTCATGAACGGATGGCCGCACTCATTCAGGGATGGTTGGAGGTCAACGGTGCTAGGATTACTGATGGTGCCTCTGACTTGGCGGAACGGATCCGCAACATTTGGATTGAAGAGCAGAATCGTCTGCCGTCAAGCATCACCGCTGCCGCTCGCATCTCGGCTGACCAACTTTTTGAATGTCTCCCGCTCGTACTCGACCGGATCGAGGTACCGATCGAGAATGGCGCGAGCGAAGATCGGATCGATTATGGGGGCGAGGCCAAGACATATATAGTAGTGGGCGGTTCGATCCTTGCGCGAGGCCTGACCTTGGAGGGTCTCATGGTCAGCTATTTTCTACGAAAGGCTAACCAGTACGATACGTTGCTTCAGATGGGGCGTTGGTTTGGCTATCGGCCCGGATACGAGGATCTGCCGCGTATCTGGATGCCAGAAGATCTCCGGTTACGTTTCCGCGCACTAGCAGTCGTGGAGGCGGAGATTCGCGACGAAATCGAACAGTACCATAAACAGAACCTGACGCCGGAGGACATCGCAGTTAGGATTCGGGCGATCCCTGGGATGGCGATCACGGGAGTGAACAAGATGCGACACGCGCGCCCATGCGCCGTAAGCTACTGGGGCACGCACCGGCAGACGTTCCGCTTTGACCACCGAGACAGAGAGCTCCTACGCCGCAACTGGGAGGCCGGAGTTGATCTTATCAATCTCTCGGATTCGCTCAAACTCCGGGATCGAAGGGCTGCCCGGACGGGAAGGAAGCTCTGGCGTGGTGTCCCCGTGTCAACGATTCGGCGTTTCTTCGAGCGCTATGCAGTGCACCGACACCACCGCGATCTGGCAGCGGACATGCTGCTTCCGTTTCTCGCGAGCGGTGACCCTCGCCTGGCCAAGTGGAATGTTGGCGTGGTCGAGGCGAAGGGGGGGCGAGAATGCCCGAGTCCGCTCGGAGACGCAGGAAGGGTGAAGGCAGTCAAGCGGGCTCGCATGGCTGACAGCACGTCGGTGGCGGATATTAAGGCTCTCATGTCGAAGCGAGATGTTCTGTTCGACGTTGACAAGGAGCAGTCCACGGAGTTTGCCGGCTGGGCTGATCTCAAGGCCGCCCGCGCCCAAGCCGTTGGCGATGTCCCTCTCCTATTGCTGTATCCGATCGACCGTGAGTCAGCCCCACAACGGTCGGGGGGTGTTCGTACGTCGCTCGATGCAGCTTTCGACGTTCTCGGCTATGGCATCATCTTTCCGGGGTCGGTAACGGAGGGCGGCGACTACGTCTCGGTCGAACTCAGTCCATTCTCGGCGGACGAACTCGATGCGATCGACGCGGAAGAAGCAGCGCAAGCGGAGGCGGCGGGTGTCGAGGGTTCCCGTGGATAA
- a CDS encoding deoxyribodipyrimidine photo-lyase produces the protein MPRGRASPTAPVVVWFRRDLRLHDNPALSAAAVSERPVVPLFVLDEESRDVRPLGGASRWWLHESLRSLAEDLAGLGLSLCLRRGPASDVLREVVRETGAGLVAWNRCYEPASVARDTEIEATLRTAGVETESYAGSLLSEPGEILTGQGTPYKVFTSFWKRLRECYRAPPPHPSPGRLGPGPVIASDRLDDWGLQPTAPDWAGGLRETWEVGEAAARRRLADFMANGVERYGIDRDRPDLEGSSRLSPHLHWGEIGPHQVWRAAAPLIEAEAPGGSGPEALLRELAWRDFSHHLLFYSPHMETGNWRTAFDRFPWGDDLQALAAWQQGRTGYPIVDAGMRELWHTGWMHNRVRMIAASFLTKDLLIHWQDGEAWFWDTLVDADLANNVANWQWVAGSGADAQPFFRIFNPVRQAAKFDPAGAYVRRWVPEIARLSDRWLHQPWEAPPNVLSESGIELGRDYPSPIVDHAAARQRALQAYRLLRGAAL, from the coding sequence GTGCCGCGGGGTCGTGCGTCGCCTACCGCTCCGGTCGTCGTCTGGTTCCGGCGGGATCTGCGCCTTCACGACAACCCTGCTCTTTCCGCAGCCGCCGTGTCGGAACGGCCCGTCGTCCCTCTGTTCGTGCTGGATGAGGAGAGCCGCGACGTTCGGCCCCTGGGCGGTGCGTCCCGCTGGTGGCTGCACGAGAGTCTGCGCTCGCTGGCGGAAGACCTCGCCGGACTCGGGCTTTCCCTCTGCCTGCGGCGGGGTCCGGCGTCCGATGTCCTCCGAGAAGTGGTGCGGGAGACCGGTGCGGGCCTCGTGGCGTGGAACCGGTGTTACGAGCCAGCTTCCGTCGCGCGCGACACGGAGATCGAGGCGACGCTTCGCACCGCCGGTGTGGAGACGGAGAGCTACGCGGGTTCGCTCCTCAGCGAGCCGGGCGAGATCCTGACAGGTCAGGGGACGCCCTACAAGGTCTTCACCTCATTCTGGAAGCGGCTCCGAGAGTGCTACCGGGCGCCACCTCCGCATCCGTCGCCCGGGCGGCTGGGCCCGGGCCCCGTGATCGCCAGCGACCGTCTCGATGACTGGGGGCTGCAGCCCACGGCCCCCGACTGGGCCGGGGGTCTCCGAGAGACCTGGGAGGTGGGGGAGGCTGCGGCCCGGCGGCGGCTGGCCGACTTCATGGCGAATGGCGTCGAGCGATACGGGATCGACCGCGACCGGCCGGACCTGGAAGGCAGCTCACGCCTCTCACCGCACCTGCACTGGGGTGAAATCGGGCCGCACCAGGTGTGGCGCGCCGCGGCGCCCCTGATCGAGGCCGAAGCGCCCGGCGGAAGCGGTCCCGAAGCGCTCCTCCGCGAACTCGCGTGGCGCGATTTCAGCCATCATCTGCTGTTCTACTCTCCGCACATGGAGACGGGCAACTGGCGCACCGCCTTCGACCGCTTCCCGTGGGGCGACGATCTGCAGGCGCTCGCCGCCTGGCAGCAGGGGCGCACCGGCTACCCGATCGTGGACGCTGGGATGCGCGAACTCTGGCACACCGGCTGGATGCACAACCGCGTTCGCATGATCGCCGCGTCCTTCCTGACGAAGGACCTGCTGATCCACTGGCAGGACGGCGAGGCGTGGTTCTGGGACACGCTCGTCGACGCTGACCTCGCCAACAACGTCGCCAACTGGCAGTGGGTCGCGGGTTCAGGCGCGGACGCGCAGCCTTTCTTTCGCATCTTCAACCCCGTCAGACAGGCCGCAAAATTCGATCCGGCCGGCGCCTACGTGCGCCGCTGGGTGCCGGAGATCGCGCGCCTCTCCGACCGCTGGCTCCACCAGCCGTGGGAAGCTCCACCGAACGTCCTCAGCGAATCCGGCATCGAACTCGGCCGCGACTACCCATCCCCCATCGTCGACCACGCCGCAGCCCGCCAAAGGGCCCTGCAAGCCTATCGATTGCTTCGTGGTGCCGCGCTGTAG
- a CDS encoding type II restriction endonuclease, which translates to MNVRICMKRLAAVEIDPSLSNQHEFNAGRLRQELELAGNPCKGRIDFLFYLGDDEAPVTETERYTLYDARLNKPRAAEWRMYYTNVGISEHARPDDLMLLFRPDRSSNDLVAVIARHGTEIERALSLDLAGREPEELVGMFFADSEGLNPRTINVLLQVLRRPVPQVALEEYDFAQHPLLLGAVSRGTMPTTAEMAAAAQSIVADTGVTPEDPDDFIDSSLAAETALFKAIELELGNRKLAAIPDDDRLNFDVLQGFFMTFLQSRRARRGQSLENHFRYLLNALRIPHSYQCRTEGGKTPDFIFPSCESYHDPTFPDDRLRMVGCKTKVRERHAQWLDEATRIPVKYALCVDDRLTDPLVLRYQNRLRFFLPRGLLDSIYTKRRIHPLLGSVAQLVAAVAH; encoded by the coding sequence TTGAACGTACGCATCTGCATGAAGCGGCTTGCCGCCGTGGAAATCGACCCCTCCCTGTCCAACCAGCACGAATTCAACGCAGGGAGGCTCAGGCAGGAGCTCGAACTCGCGGGCAACCCGTGCAAAGGCCGAATCGATTTTCTCTTCTATCTCGGGGACGACGAAGCTCCCGTGACCGAAACGGAGCGCTACACGCTCTACGATGCGCGCCTCAACAAGCCCCGGGCCGCCGAGTGGCGCATGTACTACACGAACGTGGGGATCTCCGAACACGCCCGCCCCGACGACCTCATGCTCCTCTTCCGACCGGACCGTTCAAGCAACGATTTGGTTGCAGTGATCGCACGCCATGGAACCGAGATCGAGCGAGCCCTAAGCCTCGATCTTGCCGGTCGCGAACCGGAAGAACTGGTCGGAATGTTCTTCGCAGACTCGGAGGGCCTCAACCCTCGGACGATCAACGTCCTCCTCCAAGTACTCCGTCGCCCGGTACCGCAGGTCGCCCTAGAAGAGTACGACTTCGCTCAACACCCACTCCTCTTGGGCGCCGTTTCTCGCGGTACGATGCCCACGACTGCGGAGATGGCGGCCGCTGCGCAGTCCATCGTTGCCGACACCGGAGTGACGCCCGAGGATCCTGACGACTTCATCGATTCTTCCCTCGCAGCCGAGACGGCCCTCTTCAAGGCCATCGAACTGGAGCTCGGGAACCGAAAGCTGGCGGCGATCCCCGATGACGACCGGCTGAACTTCGACGTCCTGCAGGGCTTCTTCATGACCTTCCTGCAGAGTCGACGAGCCCGGCGTGGCCAGAGTCTGGAGAACCACTTCCGCTACCTGCTCAACGCCCTGCGAATCCCGCACTCTTACCAGTGCCGCACCGAGGGCGGGAAGACCCCCGACTTCATCTTTCCGAGTTGCGAGAGCTATCACGACCCAACGTTTCCGGACGACCGGCTCCGCATGGTCGGCTGCAAAACGAAGGTCCGCGAGCGGCACGCCCAGTGGCTCGACGAAGCCACCCGAATCCCGGTCAAGTATGCACTCTGCGTCGATGATCGGCTGACGGACCCACTCGTGCTCCGCTACCAGAATCGGCTCCGGTTCTTCCTACCGCGCGGGCTGCTCGATTCCATCTACACCAAGCGACGCATCCACCCCCTACTCGGATCCGTCGCCCAACTCGTCGCGGCCGTCGCCCACTGA
- a CDS encoding aminotransferase class IV, protein MLQRFDERNRDLTVNLNGTLVHRDEAGVSPFDSVVQGGDAVWEGLRLYDGRIFKLREHLARLRSSALALAFAEIPSDEAIIEEIRRTLAANRMRDGVHIRLTLTRGVKVTSGMDPRLNRSGPTFIVLAEHKAPVYERSGLRLITSSLRRFGPDTLDPQIHHANLLQSILAKIEANAAGADDALMLDGNGFIAETNATHLFFVRDGVAMTSRTVACPEGITRATVLELCAEHDIPSRVKDLSLTEAYRADEAFCTGTMGELAGVTGIDGRVIGDGSPGPLTKRLSDLYRDLTAREGVVVIGRER, encoded by the coding sequence ATGCTGCAACGGTTTGACGAACGGAACCGCGATCTCACCGTCAACCTGAACGGGACGCTCGTTCACCGGGACGAGGCCGGCGTCAGCCCGTTCGACTCGGTGGTGCAGGGGGGCGACGCCGTCTGGGAGGGGCTGCGCCTGTACGACGGGCGCATCTTCAAGCTGCGGGAGCACCTCGCCCGGCTCCGGTCCTCCGCCTTGGCGCTCGCCTTCGCCGAGATTCCTTCGGACGAGGCGATCATCGAGGAGATCCGCCGGACGCTCGCCGCGAACCGCATGCGCGACGGGGTGCACATCCGGCTCACGCTGACGCGGGGCGTGAAGGTCACCAGCGGCATGGATCCGCGCCTGAACCGGTCGGGTCCCACGTTCATCGTACTCGCCGAGCACAAGGCGCCGGTCTACGAACGGTCGGGCCTCAGGCTGATCACGAGTTCGCTGCGCCGCTTCGGGCCCGACACGCTGGACCCGCAGATCCACCACGCGAACCTCCTGCAGTCGATCCTGGCCAAGATCGAGGCGAACGCGGCCGGGGCCGATGACGCGCTGATGCTCGACGGCAACGGCTTCATCGCCGAGACGAACGCGACGCACCTCTTCTTCGTGCGCGACGGGGTCGCGATGACGAGCCGGACCGTCGCCTGTCCCGAGGGGATCACCCGCGCCACGGTGCTCGAACTCTGCGCGGAGCACGACATCCCGAGCCGCGTGAAGGATCTGTCCCTCACCGAGGCCTACCGCGCGGACGAGGCGTTCTGCACCGGTACGATGGGAGAACTGGCGGGCGTGACGGGAATCGACGGGCGGGTGATCGGAGACGGGTCGCCGGGGCCGCTCACGAAGCGCCTCAGCGACCTCTACCGCGATCTGACCGCGCGCGAAGGGGTCGTCGTGATCGGCCGCGAGAGATAG